In Phaseolus vulgaris cultivar G19833 chromosome 3, P. vulgaris v2.0, whole genome shotgun sequence, the sequence CCACTCAGTAAAGGCCCCGCAATTGCAAAACTCTTGCTCACCTTCAACGCTATGTTTCCGAGCCTCTCGTAGTCCTCACAGTCTTTCTTCTTTATCACTTCAATCACTTCTCTCAATTCCTTTTCAAGGTCTTCACTCCATCCATTGTTAGTCCTTTTGCTCTCTTGTGTTTTGCTTCTTCTATGGGACTGAGACGAAGGCCACCAGACTGCAGGTTCATATTTTGCGGGAAACTTGTCAAGCATGGCTCCCAACAAGGGAAGTGGGTAAGCTCTGTCGATTGCCAGCACCTTCTCCATTGAACTCTTCACATCTTTCTCTGTGGGATTTCCAAGAGCGATTATGGTTTGGATTTGGGTATGAAGCTGTTTGAAAAGCCTTGTAGCATTGCGTTGCTCCTCGGCGAGTTGTGAGGGCTGAATTTTGTTCATGATGAGTGACATTCCAGTGGCCGCAGAAAACAAGAGAGTGGATGATAGTTTCAAGgccaaaagaggtgtctcagtGTCACCACTGGTGGCTGCAGCAACACCAGCCATGGCTGTGGCAGTGAGAGTGATCATGTTGACGGAGTTAAGAAGAAGAGTGTTCCAGTTGTTTCTTTGTTCGCCAATGTTTGTGTGCATTTGAATTCTGTCAGCGACTTCCTCTAGAATTGCGTAGAGTTGAACTGTGAGGTTATTAGATTTGTTGGTGGGACTGTATAAATCTTCATATATCTGTGTGGTAATCAGATTCTTCTCCAATGGAATAGTGTCTTTGGATCCATGAAGTTGATGAATCTTGAGTGTTCTTGATGGCAGTTTTGGAACGGAATAAGTGAGTGGTGAAGGGATAGAAGCGTTGACTTTTCTTACCGAAGAAGAGGATAAAGAGAGTATAGGTGTGGTTCGTAAAGAAGCCATGGGATGTGTCTCTACTGTTTGTGTTGATGAGATTGAGTTTGGAAGTATTGGAGATGAGAATGGAGATGGGAATGGAGATGAGATTGGA encodes:
- the LOC137806719 gene encoding probable F-box protein At4g22030, which gives rise to MASLRTTPILSLSSSSVRKVNASIPSPLTYSVPKLPSRTLKIHQLHGSKDTIPLEKNLITTQIYEDLYSPTNKSNNLTVQLYAILEEVADRIQMHTNIGEQRNNWNTLLLNSVNMITLTATAMAGVAAATSGDTETPLLALKLSSTLLFSAATGMSLIMNKIQPSQLAEEQRNATRLFKQLHTQIQTIIALGNPTEKDVKSSMEKVLAIDRAYPLPLLGAMLDKFPAKYEPAVWWPSSQSHRRSKTQESKRTNNGWSEDLEKELREVIEVIKKKDCEDYERLGNIALKVSKSFAIAGPLLSGIAAVGSSFVGNGSLAALVPLMAGSLASAVNAFEHGGQVGMVFEMYRNCGGFFTLLEETIRDTLEEKDIEKRENGEVFEMKVAMKLGRSVSELRRLASKSASCGMEGMAVDEFASKLF